In the Variovorax sp. S12S4 genome, one interval contains:
- a CDS encoding MaoC family dehydratase translates to MTEFEPAAGAPIEPGYRFSRTHAFDEEQVRRFALAAGDDNPLHHDAEFARGTRFGGLIASGTHTTSLLMGLTASHFAKKGNVLGINFSVDLLRPVRASETVLIEWNVLSIAARPRGGSIIEMQGWVKDADDRTSVLAHGTVLLAPSSSSQLPRTGSQAG, encoded by the coding sequence ATGACTGAGTTCGAACCCGCTGCCGGGGCGCCCATAGAGCCCGGCTACCGCTTCTCGCGGACCCACGCCTTCGACGAAGAGCAAGTCAGAAGGTTTGCCCTGGCCGCGGGAGACGACAACCCACTGCACCACGACGCGGAATTTGCAAGAGGCACGCGCTTCGGCGGCTTGATAGCAAGCGGCACGCACACCACCTCGCTCTTGATGGGGCTTACCGCCAGTCACTTTGCCAAGAAAGGAAACGTGCTCGGAATCAACTTCTCGGTCGACCTGCTGCGCCCCGTGCGGGCGAGCGAGACGGTACTCATCGAATGGAATGTACTGTCGATCGCGGCCCGCCCGAGAGGCGGCAGCATCATCGAGATGCAGGGCTGGGTGAAAGACGCGGATGACCGGACCAGCGTTCTTGCGCATGGCACGGTGCTGCTCGCGCCTAGCTCGTCATCACAGTTGCCCCGCACCGGTAGTCAGGCTGGCTGA